From a single Schistosoma mansoni strain Puerto Rico chromosome 4, complete genome genomic region:
- a CDS encoding putative heat shock protein 70 (hsp70)-interacting protein gives MGDDSIEVTDEMREKAEEKKCEAMAKMSDGDLTGAVDLFTEAIKLNPQSSLFHARRASCFVRMKKPSHAIADCDKAISLNPDSAQPYKWRGFANKMIGNWEAAYQDLQTSLKLDYTDDANEAIKEIEPKHKRIFEHNMKYERKRQEKLERERRERIRKAQEERERAQRDTEKPDFDIPDSGNIPGMNNMFSQLFNDPELMSAIQDPEVMKAFSEVCSNPAAMDKYKNNPKVMKVIEKMKNRFSGGGMPGGMPFGMGGAGFNMPNQSCPDLD, from the exons ATGGGTGACGATTCGATAGAAGTGACTGATGAAATGAGAGAAAAAGCAGAAGAAAAGAAATGTGAGGCAATGGCCAAAATGTCTGATGGGGATCTTACTGGGGCTGTTGACCTGTTTACAGAAGCAATTAAGCTAAACCCACAGTCCTCACTGTTTCATGCCCGACGTGCAAG TTGCTTTGTACGAATGAAAAAGCCGTCCCATGCTATTGCAGATTGTGATAAAGCTATTTCGTTAAACCCCGATTCTGCACAACCTTACAAATGGAGAGGATTTGCTAATAA AATGATAGGTAATTGGGAAGCCGCCTATCAGGATCTACAGACATCTTTGAAGCTAGACTATACAGATGATGCCAATGAAGCAATAAAGGAAATCGAACCAAAG CACAAACGAATCTTCGAACATAACATGAAGTATGAGCGTAAACGACAAGAAAAGCTAGAACGAGAAAGACGCGAACGGATTCGAAAAGCACAAGAGGAGCGTGAACGAGCCCAGAGA gATACAGAAAAACCCGATTTTGACATTCCAGATAGTGGTAACATTCCAGGCATGAACAATATGTTTTCACAACTGTTCAATGATCCAGAATTGATGTCTGCTATTCAG GACCCGGAAGTAATGAAAGCATTTAGCGAAGTATGTTCAAACCCGGCTGCCATGGATAAGTACAAAAACAACCCCAAGGTAATGAAGGTCATTGAGAAAATGAAGAATagatttagtggtggtggtatgCCCG GAGGTATGCCTTTCGGAATGGGTGGGGCCGGGTTCAATATGCCTAACCAGTCATGTCCAG ATCTAGACTAG
- a CDS encoding putative solute carrier family 35 member C1, with product MSDSIETHNLEDLSPVVIDTVITTKSRLPEFDRSDPELWFAQLEHYFTRHNIKSEGIRYRDLCSILPPSVAKEVRDLILDPPSPQPYTILRREIINRLSLSDSQRIQRLFQGETLGDRSPSQFLRHLQVLMGDNTVGEAVLKQGWIQALPCYVQYCLDAQDPETSLSHLARIADRIMERGPPTGPGTINHTQKVESAKDPVIEGLIASVKSLTEAVTRMQMGHRNRSRSPQRPRSKSQNRSQMSRQPGQFCWHHWKFGVNSTKCMQPCAWPKHNSKTAGNELSRRISQHVSEILQENVHGGIPSKDRINLREKTPHEPSFKTKDEAKDFLKCLCDQELTVDVSDGRRYIGFLCCTDNVGNIVMSSCTEYPAPSDSAPDNLLRNFPTVVIPGQHIMKIECSLSWIGLVFGIASSITCALNSIYTAKCLPKVEGSVWRLTFYNNLNSLFLSIPIIGLLEYQPIKEHLFQTSAYFWFVMIISGIFGFAIGYISTLQIQVTSPLTHNVSGTAKAAAQTVLAVIIYHEIKSISWWLSNIVVLGGSAVYAAVRHVENEKKPKGSMNFNRNDNSFASVVVVGDDDDVNDAKRGLLNFVNNNNHNDEDDLYDKSRVLSSSKNSKV from the exons atgtcagactcaatagaaacccataatctggaggatttgtcaccagtggtgatagacactgttataactacgaaatcccgacttccagaatttgatcgtagtgatcctgagttgtggtttgctcaactagagcattatttcacaagacacaatatcaaatctgaagggattcgctatagagacttgtgttctatccttcctccttcagttgccaaagaagtccgtgacttgattttagatccaccatcaccacaaccatacaccatcttaagacgagagataataaaccgtttatcattatcagatagtcaaagaatccaaagactttttcaaggtgaaacactaggtgatcggtcgccgtcacagtttttgcgtcacctccaagtgttaatgggtgataacacggtgggtgaagcagtcctaaaacaaggatggatacaagctctcccatgctacgtccaataCTGTTtagatgcacaagatcctgaaacctcattatctcatttagcgcgtatagccgatagaataatggagagaggtcctccaactggaccaggcacaataaatcacacacaaaaagtagaatcagcaaaagaccccgtcatagaaggactcattgcgagtgttaagagtctcactgaggctgtcaccagaatgcaaatgggtcatagaaacaggagcaggtcaccacaacgaccacgatccaagtcacaaaacaggtcacaaatgtccagacaacctgggcagttttgttggcaccactggaagtttggtgtcaactcaaccaagtgcatgcaaccatgcgcctggcctaagcataattctaagacagcgggaaacga ACTATCAAGAAGAATAAGTCAGCATGTCAGTGAAATTTTACAAGAGAATGTTCATGGGGGTATACCATCTAAAGATAGAATTAATTTGCGTGAGAAAACTCCACA TGAGCCTTCATTCAAAACCAAAGATGAAGCTAAGGACTTCTTGAAGTGTTTATGTGATCAAGAACTTACTGTCGATGTATCAGATGGTCGAAGATATATTGGATTCTTATGTTGCACAGATAATGTTGGAAATATTGTAATGAGTTCGTGTACAGAGTATCCGGCACCTTCTGATTCAGCACCCGATAATTTGCTAAGAAATTTTCCCACTGTTGTTATCCCTGGACAGCACATAATGAAAATTGAAT GTTCTTTAAGTTGGATTGGATTAGTGTTTGGTATTGCATCTAGCATTACTTGTGCATTAAATTCTATCTACACAGCAAAATGTTTACCAAAAGTGGAAGGCAGTGTATGGAGACTTACATTTTACAATAATCTTAATTCCCTTTTTTTATCAATCCCTATTATTGGCTTATTGGAATATCAACCAATTAAAGAACATCTTTTTCAGACTAG TGCTTATTTCTGGTTTGTTATGATAATTAGTGGAATATTTGGATTTGCTATTGGTTACATCAGTACACTGCAAATTCAAGTGACCAGTCCATTAACTCATAATGTTTCCGGTACTGCTAAGGCAGCTGCACAAACAGTACTAGCTGTGATAATTTATCACGAAATCAAATCAATTTCATGGTGGCTTAGTAATATTGTTGTTTTAGGCGGATCAGCAGTTTATGCAGCTGTTCGACAtgtagaaaatgaaaaaaaacctaAAGGATCAATGAATTTTAATCGAAATGATAATTCTTTTGCTAGTGTGGTTGttgttggtgatgatgatgatgttaatgatgCCAAACGTGGTCTTCTCAATtttgtgaataataacaatcataatgatgaagatgatttataTGATAAGAGCCGTGTATTATCTTCATCCAAAAATTCAAAAGTTTAA
- a CDS encoding putative heat shock protein 70 (hsp70)-interacting protein has product MNPEKVALLKQFVELLREKPEVLNTPELSFFKDWLKSLGANVPVSQDNRPTENSFSDDSGADETSESEIEFDDEVLPKEPVPDLAMGDDSIEVTDEMREKAEEKKCEAMAKMSDGDLTGAVDLFTEAIKLNPQSSLFHARRASCFVRMKKPSHAIADCDKAISLNPDSAQPYKWRGFANKMIGNWEAAYQDLQTSLKLDYTDDANEAIKEIEPKHKRIFEHNMKYERKRQEKLERERRERIRKAQEERERAQRVGQLVLFVINKKILCID; this is encoded by the exons ATGAATCCGGAGAAGGTTGCGTTACTTAAGCAGTTTGTTGAGTTACTGAGAGAGAAGCCTGAAGTCCTTAATACCCCTGAACTGTCGTTCTTCAAAGACTGGCTCAAAAG TCTTGGGGCTAATGTTCCTGTTTCACAAGACAACCGACCCACTGAAAATTCATTTTCAGACGACTCTGGTGCAGATGAGACCTCGGAATCTGAAATAG AGTTTGATGATGAAGTGCTACCAAAGGAACCTGTCCCGGACCTAGCTATGGGTGACGATTCGATAGAAGTGACTGATGAAATGAGAGAAAAAGCAGAAGAAAAGAAATGTGAGGCAATGGCCAAAATGTCTGATGGGGATCTTACTGGGGCTGTTGACCTGTTTACAGAAGCAATTAAGCTAAACCCACAGTCCTCACTGTTTCATGCCCGACGTGCAAG TTGCTTTGTACGAATGAAAAAGCCGTCCCATGCTATTGCAGATTGTGATAAAGCTATTTCGTTAAACCCCGATTCTGCACAACCTTACAAATGGAGAGGATTTGCTAATAA AATGATAGGTAATTGGGAAGCCGCCTATCAGGATCTACAGACATCTTTGAAGCTAGACTATACAGATGATGCCAATGAAGCAATAAAGGAAATCGAACCAAAG CACAAACGAATCTTCGAACATAACATGAAGTATGAGCGTAAACGACAAGAAAAGCTAGAACGAGAAAGACGCGAACGGATTCGAAAAGCACAAGAGGAGCGTGAACGAGCCCAGAGAGTAGGTCAACTTGTTTTGTTTGTAATTAATAAAAAGATCCTGTGCATAGATTAA
- a CDS encoding putative heat shock protein 70 (hsp70)-interacting protein, which translates to MNPEKVALLKQFVELLREKPEVLNTPELSFFKDWLKSLGANVPVSQDNRPTENSFSDDSGADETSESEIEFDDEVLPKEPVPDLAMGDDSIEVTDEMREKAEEKKCEAMAKMSDGDLTGAVDLFTEAIKLNPQSSLFHARRASCFVRMKKPSHAIADCDKAISLNPDSAQPYKWRGFANKMIGNWEAAYQDLQTSLKLDYTDDANEAIKEIEPKHKRIFEHNMKYERKRQEKLERERRERIRKAQEERERAQRDTEKPDFDIPDSGNIPGMNNMFSQLFNDPELMSAIQDPEVMKAFSEVCSNPAAMDKYKNNPKVMKVIEKMKNRFSGGGMPGGMPFGMGGAGFNMPNQSCPDLD; encoded by the exons ATGAATCCGGAGAAGGTTGCGTTACTTAAGCAGTTTGTTGAGTTACTGAGAGAGAAGCCTGAAGTCCTTAATACCCCTGAACTGTCGTTCTTCAAAGACTGGCTCAAAAG TCTTGGGGCTAATGTTCCTGTTTCACAAGACAACCGACCCACTGAAAATTCATTTTCAGACGACTCTGGTGCAGATGAGACCTCGGAATCTGAAATAG AGTTTGATGATGAAGTGCTACCAAAGGAACCTGTCCCGGACCTAGCTATGGGTGACGATTCGATAGAAGTGACTGATGAAATGAGAGAAAAAGCAGAAGAAAAGAAATGTGAGGCAATGGCCAAAATGTCTGATGGGGATCTTACTGGGGCTGTTGACCTGTTTACAGAAGCAATTAAGCTAAACCCACAGTCCTCACTGTTTCATGCCCGACGTGCAAG TTGCTTTGTACGAATGAAAAAGCCGTCCCATGCTATTGCAGATTGTGATAAAGCTATTTCGTTAAACCCCGATTCTGCACAACCTTACAAATGGAGAGGATTTGCTAATAA AATGATAGGTAATTGGGAAGCCGCCTATCAGGATCTACAGACATCTTTGAAGCTAGACTATACAGATGATGCCAATGAAGCAATAAAGGAAATCGAACCAAAG CACAAACGAATCTTCGAACATAACATGAAGTATGAGCGTAAACGACAAGAAAAGCTAGAACGAGAAAGACGCGAACGGATTCGAAAAGCACAAGAGGAGCGTGAACGAGCCCAGAGA gATACAGAAAAACCCGATTTTGACATTCCAGATAGTGGTAACATTCCAGGCATGAACAATATGTTTTCACAACTGTTCAATGATCCAGAATTGATGTCTGCTATTCAG GACCCGGAAGTAATGAAAGCATTTAGCGAAGTATGTTCAAACCCGGCTGCCATGGATAAGTACAAAAACAACCCCAAGGTAATGAAGGTCATTGAGAAAATGAAGAATagatttagtggtggtggtatgCCCG GAGGTATGCCTTTCGGAATGGGTGGGGCCGGGTTCAATATGCCTAACCAGTCATGTCCAG ATCTAGACTAG
- a CDS encoding putative heat shock protein 70 (hsp70)-interacting protein — protein MKKPSHAIADCDKAISLNPDSAQPYKWRGFANKMIGNWEAAYQDLQTSLKLDYTDDANEAIKEIEPKHKRIFEHNMKYERKRQEKLERERRERIRKAQEERERAQRDTEKPDFDIPDSGNIPGMNNMFSQLFNDPELMSAIQDPEVMKAFSEVCSNPAAMDKYKNNPKVMKVIEKMKNRFSGGGMPGGMPFGMGGAGFNMPNQSCPDLD, from the exons ATGAAAAAGCCGTCCCATGCTATTGCAGATTGTGATAAAGCTATTTCGTTAAACCCCGATTCTGCACAACCTTACAAATGGAGAGGATTTGCTAATAA AATGATAGGTAATTGGGAAGCCGCCTATCAGGATCTACAGACATCTTTGAAGCTAGACTATACAGATGATGCCAATGAAGCAATAAAGGAAATCGAACCAAAG CACAAACGAATCTTCGAACATAACATGAAGTATGAGCGTAAACGACAAGAAAAGCTAGAACGAGAAAGACGCGAACGGATTCGAAAAGCACAAGAGGAGCGTGAACGAGCCCAGAGA gATACAGAAAAACCCGATTTTGACATTCCAGATAGTGGTAACATTCCAGGCATGAACAATATGTTTTCACAACTGTTCAATGATCCAGAATTGATGTCTGCTATTCAG GACCCGGAAGTAATGAAAGCATTTAGCGAAGTATGTTCAAACCCGGCTGCCATGGATAAGTACAAAAACAACCCCAAGGTAATGAAGGTCATTGAGAAAATGAAGAATagatttagtggtggtggtatgCCCG GAGGTATGCCTTTCGGAATGGGTGGGGCCGGGTTCAATATGCCTAACCAGTCATGTCCAG ATCTAGACTAG